A single window of Onychostoma macrolepis isolate SWU-2019 chromosome 16, ASM1243209v1, whole genome shotgun sequence DNA harbors:
- the itga10 gene encoding LOW QUALITY PROTEIN: integrin alpha-10 (The sequence of the model RefSeq protein was modified relative to this genomic sequence to represent the inferred CDS: inserted 2 bases in 1 codon) has product MEIHKYLLLLKITVLLKGLCECFNIDVKRPRIFSGPEDALFGFSVLQHENNGEKSILVGAPWDGPQNSRKGDIYKCVVGDEINSNCSKVNLGENAFQNVSRNLKNSHLGMTLTPAASDGFLACAPLWSQECGTSLFSTGICASVTNDMEPKDVIAPTAQRCTTYMDIVIVLDGSNSIYPWYEVQNFLSNILSKFHISPEQMQVGVLQYGEISVHEWSLRDYQTTQDVVEAAKNISRQEGRETRTAYAIQMACTEAFSPDRGARXGATKVMIVVTDGESHDGEDLLDSLAECEKRNITRYAIAVLGHYIRRQQDPETFINEIKYIASDPDEKYFFNVTDEAALNDIVDALGDRIFSLEGTLGYNESAFLMEMSQIGFSTHILDDGILFGMVGAYDWEGGVLKESKEGQLKPSREAFEKEFPLELKNHAAYLGYTVSSVIVGDWRRLYVAGAPRFKHKGKVILFDLTPEGDVLITQALNGEQIGSYFGSEVCVVDVDQDGITDILLIAAPMFLGAGNKETGKVYVYCLDGDGFAPNGTLHSQKKAQDARFGYAMAVAPDLNHDGYADLLVGAPLEDDHQGALYIYHGDEYYIIPQYKQRIPGSSLSAGLQYFGRSLSALLDLDGDELLDLAVGAQGTAVLLKSRSIVQINVSLSFQPHSINVIQKNCHRAGRDSACLNATVCFLALSRSPGSLGTYFDMQMGAMLDDRKILARALFDYNSQRQTLMGVTVRVGQTMCYTLPFHVFDTADYIRPISFTLRFKINDTESGPVLDEGWPTTFKKSIPFFKDCGEDDVCVTDLVLQAHMDISGTRQQPYVIRSPRRRLAVEVQLQNRLENAYNTSLTLHYSKNLHFSSLSIREDAQFKIECTALSSNSHSCNVSYPVFRSQSKVNFMLEFEFSCTSLISKVQMKLVASSDSVESEGTLSDNSVQLQSIVQYEPDLFITSDSNLNRYEVHPTRTVSEGTGPEFYTHFRVQNLGCYAVSNLELSVNLPAVASGDRVFAIVVDAFSHNSSGVNCSIVSDLSKLKSSQRDVRPLHPEDMKKTELLNCTSSWCVEVVCHIQQLLKGQTALIRITRRIHDNFFRQAKFKAVTIVGSYQLSARESSLITMGNAALLRETVLEVLKGRSIPISLWILIGSIIGGLLLLALLVFILWKLGFFTRKQRKDEDENDDN; this is encoded by the exons GGCTGTGTGAGTGTTTTAATATTGATGTGAAGAGGCCACGGATCTTCAGTGGGCCTGAAGATGCTCTGTTCGGCTTCTCTGTGTTACAGCATGAGAACAATGGAGAGAAATC AATTCTGGTTGGTGCTCCATGGGATGGACCACAAAATAGCAGGAAGGGGGATATTTACAAGTGCGTTGTGGGAGATGAGATAAATTccaattgttcaaaagttaacCTAG GTGAAAATGCATTTCAGAACGTTTCTCGAAATCTTAAAAACTCTCATTTGGGGATGACGCTAACCCCTGCTGCTTCAGATGGCTTCCTG GCCTGCGCTCCACTATGGTCCCAGGAATGTGGTACATCTCTGTTCAGCACAGGAATCTGTGCGTCTGTCACCAATGACATGGAGCCCAAGGATGTCATTGCACCCACTGCCCAGA GATGCACCACATACATGGATATAGTGATTGTTTTAGATGGTTCTAATAGTATCTACCCTTGGTACGAAGTGCAGAACTTTCTTAGCAACATTCTCAGCAAGTTCCACATAAGCCCTGAACAAATGCAG GTAGGTGTCCTGCAATATGGGGAGATCTCAGTCCACGAGTGGTCTCTCAGGGACTATCAGACAACACAGGATGTGGTTGAAGCCGCCAAGAACATCAGTCGTCAAGAGGGACGGGAGACCCGCACCGCATACGCCATCCAAATGGCTTG CACTGAGGCCTTTAGTCCAGACAGAGGAGCGAG AGGGGCCACTAAAGTGATGATAGTCGTGACAGATGGAGAGTCCCATGATGGCGAAGACCTTCTTGATTCCTTGGCTGAATGTGAAAAACGTAACATCACCAGATACGCCATCGCT gTATTAGGTCACTACATCCGCAGACAGCAAGATCCAGAGACCTTTATCAATGAGATTAAGTACATTGCCAGTGACCCCGATGAGAAATACTTCTTCAATGTGACGGATGAAGCTGCTCTAAATGACATTGTAGATGCATTGGGGGATCGCATTTTTAGTCTAGAGG GGACCCTGGGATACAATGAAAGTGCCTTTCTCATGGAGATGTCTCAGATTGGTTTTTCGACACACATTTTGGAT GATGGCATCTTATTTGGCATGGTGGGTGCATATGACTGGGAGGGAGGCGTCCTGAAGGAGAGCAAAGAAGGGCAGCTCAAGCCCTCAAGAGAAGCCTTCGAGAAAGAGTTCCCATTGGAGCTGAAGAACCACGCAGCCTACCTAG GTTACACAGTGTCATCAGTGATTGTAGGTGACTGGAGGAGGTTGTATGTTGCTGGTGCACCTAGATTCAAGCACAAAGGAAAGGTCATCCTGTTTGACCTCACCCCTGAAGGCGATGTCTTAATTACACAAGCCCTAAATGGAGAACAG ATTGGCTCATATTTTGGCAGTGAGGTGTGCGTGGTGGATGTGGATCAGGACGGAATAACAGACATCCTGCTCATAGCTGCTCCCATGTTCCTGGGAGCAGGAAACAAAGAAACAGGCAAAGTCTATGTCTACTGTCTGGATGGG GATGGTTTTGCTCCTAACGGTACGCTACATTCTCAGAAGAAAGCACAAGATGCACGCTTTGGTTATGCTATGGCTGTAGCCCCTGACCTAAACCATGACGGATACGCTGACCTGCTCGTGGGAGCTCCGCTAGAGGATGACCACCAGGGAGCTCTTTACATATACCACGGCGACGAATACTACATTATTCCTCAGtataaacaa CGTATCCCAGGCTCCTCTCTCTCTGCAGGGCTGCAGTATTTTGGCCGTAGCCTGAGCGCTCTGCTGGATCTGGATGGGGATGAGTTACTGGATCTTGCTGTGGGAGCACAGGGCACTGCCGTCCTACTGAA GTCACGCAGTATAGTGCAGATCAACGTCAGCCTGTCCTTCCAGCCACACTCCATAAATGTGATACAGAAGAATTGCCACAGGGCTGGACGAGACTCCGCATGCCTTAACGCCACAGTTTGCTTTCTGGCCCTGTCTCGCTCTCCTGGCTCTTTGGGCACATATTTTG ATATGCAGATGGGGGCCATGTTGGATGACAGAAAGATCTTGGCTCGTGCTCTGTTTGACTACAACTCCCAGCGTCAGACTCTAATGGGCGTCACTGTTCGTGTAGGGCAGACCATGTGCTACACGCTACCATTTCACGTCTTT GATACAGCTGATTACATCCGACCAATCAGCTTCACTTTGCGCTTCAAAATCAATGACACAGAGAGCGGCCCGGTACTAGATGAGGGCTGGCCGACAACATTCAAGAAGTCT ATCCCATTCTTCAAAGACTGTGGGGAGGATGATGTGTGTGTAACTGATCTGGTTTTACAGGCCCATATGGACATTTCTGGAACAAG GCAGCAACCGTATGTTATACGCAGCCCTCGGCGACGGCTTGCAGTAGAAGTGCAGCTACAAAACCGGCTAGAAAATGCCTATAACACTAGTCTCACTCTTCATTACTCTAAAAACCTGCACTTCAGCAGTCTGAGTATACGG gAAGACGCTCAGTTTAAGATTGAATGCACGGCTCTAAGCTCAAACAGTCACTCCTGTAATGTCAGTTACCCAGTGTTCCGCTCTCAGTCGAAG GTGAACTTCATGTTGGAATTTGAGTTCAGTTGTACGTCTCTCATCAGTAAGGTCCAGATGAAGCTTGTTGCTTcaag TGACAGTGTGGAGAGTGAAGGCACACTTTCGGACAACAGTGTACAGTTACAGAGTATTGTACAGTATGAACCAGATCTCTTCATCACAAG TGACTCCAACCTGAACCGCTATGAGGTCCACCCAACCAGAACCGTGTCTGAGGGGACAGGACCCGAGTTCTACACACATTTCAGG GTGCAGAATCTGGGCTGTTACGCCGTCAGTAATCTGGAGCTGAGTGTTAATTTGCCTGCCGTGGCTTCAGGAGACAGAGTTTTCGCGATCGTGGTTGATGCTTTCTCTCATAAT tcTTCAGGTGTGAACTGCAGTATAGTTAGTGATCTTTCCAAGTTAAAGTCCAGCCAGAGAGATGTGCGTCCACTTCACCCAGAAGACATGAAGAAAACTGAACTATTG aACTGCACTTCCTCATGGTGTGTGGAGGTCGTGTGTCACATCCAACAGCTATTGAAAGGACAGACAGCCTTGATCCGCATCACCAGGAGGATACATGACAACTTCTTCAGACAG GCCAAGTTTAAAGCAGTGACAATAGTGGGCTCTTACCAGCTGTCTGCTCGGGAGTCTAGTCTGATTACGATGGGAAATGCTGCCCTCTTGAGGGAG ACGGTTTTGGAAGTGCTGAAGGGGCGTTCGATTCCAATCTCTctctggattctgattggcagCATCATTGGAGGACTGCTGCTTCTTGCACTCTTAGTATTCATCCTTTGGAAG CTGGGGTTTTTCACAAGGAAACAGAGGAAGGATGAGGATGAGAACGATGACAACTGA